TGCCCTGACGCTCGTCTGTCCACCGCCGCCAGTGCGGCCCCTCCGGCCGGCAAGCCCACGCCCTTCCACGCCCGCGTCCCCGATGAGGCGCGGGTGGAGCGCGTCCTCCAATCCCTGTCCCGCGCGAGAAGGTGGGGCAGCTGCTCCTCGCCTACCCGCAGGTGGGCAAGGAGAACCCCGTGGAGTGGGCGGGGTGCTCTTCGTGGGCGGGACGCTCAAGAAGCTCGACGCGGCGAAGGAGCGCATCCGCTCCTCCAGCGCGCGCGCGAAGATTCCTCCCTTCTTCGCGGTGGACATCGAGGGCGGTGGCTTCAACCGGCTCAAGGCGCACCCCTCGCTCAAGGAGCTCCCGCTGGCCCGGGACATGGCCACGATGGAGGACGCCGAGGTGGAGGCGTGGGGCCTACGCGTCGGCAAGGCGATGAACGAGGTGGGGCTCAACATGAACCTCGCGCCCGTGTTCGACGTGTCCCCCAAGGGCCACATGTTCCGCAACGGGCGCGCCTTCTCCGGGGACCCCAAGGTGGTGAAGCAGAAGGCCACCGCCTTCGCGCGCGGCCTGGCGAAGGCCGGAGTCGTCTCCATCGGCAAGCACTTCCCGGGCTACGGGGATCTCGACGCGGACTCGGACCACGAGCAGGCCGTCGCCGATTGGGACGAGGAGCGCGTGCGCCTGGAGGCGGCGGCCTTCCGTGCCGCGGACCGCTACCTGGGCGGGGTGATGCTGTCGAACGTCGTGTACGCGAAGCTCGGAGCGGGGCCGGCCATCCTCGAGCCCGCGCTCGTCTCCATGGCGCACGAGAACGGGTGGATCTCCGTCACCGACGACGTGGCCATCCGCGCGCTCGCCGAGCGTATCGGCACCGAGCGCGAGGAGGTGGTGCGCCGGGCCTTCCTCGCGGGCAATGATCTCATCCTCACCACCGAGCCGCCGGACTGGTCGGGCGGGCTGGACTACTTCGGCATC
The sequence above is drawn from the Archangium gephyra genome and encodes:
- a CDS encoding glycoside hydrolase family 3 N-terminal domain-containing protein, coding for MGGVLFVGGTLKKLDAAKERIRSSSARAKIPPFFAVDIEGGGFNRLKAHPSLKELPLARDMATMEDAEVEAWGLRVGKAMNEVGLNMNLAPVFDVSPKGHMFRNGRAFSGDPKVVKQKATAFARGLAKAGVVSIGKHFPGYGDLDADSDHEQAVADWDEERVRLEAAAFRAADRYLGGVMLSNVVYAKLGAGPAILEPALVSMAHENGWISVTDDVAIRALAERIGTEREEVVRRAFLAGNDLILTTEPPDWSGGLDYFGILTKLAGSDPKVAEQLDAAVRRVLRIKDRMGLLDGL